From Pseudomonadota bacterium:
TCGGTTTGCGGCCGCTCCTGCGACGGGAAACGATGGCGCCGGCGTTCCCTCGTCTGCAGTGCCTAGAAAGCGGAGCGGCCGGCGGCGTTAGTCGAATCATCGGCCCGTCGCAGGCGAGCGCGGGGGCACGTTCAGGGGCCGCGAACCTTCCAGCGGAACGCAGGCGAGCGGGCCGCTGCCTCCGGGCCCTGCTCGACAAATCCCAGTCAGCGCACCGCCGCGGTGGTCGATGCGGCAGCGCGCGCTGGTCTTCGAGCCCGCGCAGGCTTGCACGGCCTCGGGGGGTGGGGGCCCGCCCGGTCGCCCGTGGCCGAGGATATCGGGAGGCGGCTGATGGCCCCGCCTCTTGACCGCGCGGTCGAGGACGTTGCGTTGCGAGGGCGTCAGGATCGCGCGCAGCTCACGCTGCATGCGGTCATGAATGTCGAGCACCCGAGGCATCACCTCCTGGCGAATGGCCTCGAGCTCCGGCCGATGACGGTCGCCAATCGCCCGGGCCTTCTCCCCCTGCTCCGGCGAGAGGTTGAGCCCGCGCGGGCCGGCGGGGCCGAAGGGCGCGGGACCCGCGGGTGGCCTCGGGCAATGGCCCAGCCAGCGATCGACGGCCGCTCCGGAAAGGCCGCCAGCGGCAAACACAGCGAGCAGCAAAACGGCTGTCCTGGCGCGTATGCCCCTCATCGATGGATCACCATTGCTCATGGTCTACTCCCAGCGCCTCGAGTTGTTTCCAGGCCGTGTGGTTGTTGTCGCCGAGCGCCCAATACTGGAGGGCAAAGGCCGGGTCTTGCCCCTGCGCGAGCTCGCGGCTCGGTCGCGAGGTGAGCGACGGAGGCGCCGCCAGCCAGAGCGCGAGCGCGATCCCAGCCGCGAGCGCCAGCGCTGGTTTCAGCCAGGTGGCCAGCTGGGCCGAGACTGTCCGACGTGCCTGCGCCGCGGCTGCCGCCTGGGTCGCGAGCTCGGCAATCCGCTGCTCCCACCGCGTGCGATCGCGCGAGGGGTCGATCGAGGAGAAGTCGAAGCGTGGGTCGGTCATGAGCGCTCCTCCAACAAGGCATCGGCGCGCAGCTCTGCCCGAAGTTGACGCCGTGCCTGGAACAGATGCTGGCGCGACATGACCTCCGACATGCCCAGGGCGGCGCCGATCTCGGCGTGCGTCCAGTCGTCGAGATCGTGTAGCAGCACAACCTCGCGCCGGGTTGGCGTCAGCAGGGTGAGCGCAGCCGCCACCCGCTCGCGCATGCCCGGATCCGTGGCGGGAGGGTCGACGGCGCCGGGTATCGCTACGACCTCGTGTCGCGGCACGTCTCGCAAGCGCCGACTGTCGAGCCAGTTGAGCGCCCGGTGTCGCACCACGCCGAGGAGCCAAGCGCGAAACTTCGCCGGCTCCCGACAGGTGTCCAGCTTGGTGAAGGCCGAGAGCAGCGCGTCCTGCGCGATATCCTCCGCGTCTGCAGGTCGCCCGACCACGGCGAGGGCCACCGCGTAGGCCGCACGCAGGTACGCGCGGGCCAGCCGGGCGAAGGCCTCGCGATCGCCGCTCTGCGCGCGGCTGACGAGGGCAGCGGTGGCGTTCGCTTCGAGCCGCTCAGGCGCCATGGCTAGAGGATTTTCCCCTGATCGGAAGGTGGGCGCGCAAGCGCGCCGGAAGGCGGGCGCTTGCCGCCCGAGGTGTTCCAGTGCCGTCATCCATCCAAGAAAGCCGAGAGCCCGCGAGCGTTAGCGGCCGCCGGTCGATCGCTCTCGCCACCAGGCAAGGCGCGGCGCCCGTTCCAGTCGCGGCGCATGACAGCATGGCTGGCTGCTTGCGCTGGTCGAGGGCCAGCGAGCCTGGCCCGCGTGGGGCGCGCCTGAGCGTCTCACCCGCCAGGGGAGGCCCTCAAGCCTTGGGCTGCTGAGAAGTACTCGAGCTCGTCGAGGTGGAACTCCCCGTAGACGAAATCGCCCGCGGGGGTCTTCCAGACCGCGTCGCCTCGCGCGGGGATCCGGACGCCGGCGAAGTCGCGGTGGTCGCGCAGCGGGGTGGACCACGGGAGCCTGCTGAAGCTCTTGCCGTCCGCGGAGTAGAACCGATCCTCGGAGACGAAGTTAATCAAATCGCCTTGCTCGTCAAAGGTCAGGACCGCCGCGACCGCCTGGTCGCCGCGGTCGAAGCGGCCCCGGACCGAGTGCGCATCGATCGTGGTCCAGCGCGCGGGGACCTCGACCAGCGCTGCCGGCGCCAGCATGCATAGCTCGTTGAAGATCGTGACCGTCTCGCTCTGGTTCATTGCGGGGCCACGACCGTCGACGACGTCGACGAGCGAGAACACGCGCACGCGGAAGCGGGCCTCGGCGCCGACGAACTCGTGGTAGGCGTCGACGGGAACGCCGAAGAGGGAGGCCCGCATGACAAAGAGGCGCGCGGAGGGGGCGATGAAGTTGCGCTGCTCGGAGGTGAAGGCCATCCAGCGACCGTCGAGGCCCTGACGGAAGCGTCCATGGAAGCGCGCACGGAAGCCCAAGACGCGGGGCTTGCCCAGCACGCGCGCGCGTCGCAGATAGGTCTGGAGCAGGGGCGGCAGCGCCTCGAGCTCGGCCTCGCTCACGAGGGCCGCGGAGGTGGGAAGCTGCGCGAGGTGGCGGGCGCTCGCGAGCGCGTAGAGTGAGCCGAAGCTGCGCGGCGCGGCCTCGAGGATCGCGAAGGCTAGCGGGACGGCCACGATGACGTTGGCGAGGGTCCCGAACTTGGCGTCCGACCAGGCGAGGACGATCAGGCCCTGCGAGAGCAGCAGCGTCGGCAGCGCGAGCATCCACCAGCGTGAGGGCGTTGCCTGGAGCATCACGGCAGAGGTCAAGAACCCAAGGGCCGCGAGGAGCCAGCAGACGCCGCCGGTGGGGCCGATCGGCAGCTTGAGCGCCGCGAGCTCCGCGATGCCGAAGCCCTTGGCGGCGCCCAGTAGGTGGGTCGCGCCGTGAACGACCAGCAGGAGCGCCAGGACGCTGCGCATGGTGCGCTAGCGCGCCCTAGCCGGGGTCGTCAGGGCCTCCGGGTGGCCACTCCGCAGCCGACTCATCGACGACAGCTCGCGCCACGGCAGCTCCAGGGCTGGCCAGAGCCGGCGACCGACGGCGCGCCGTGCGCCGATCCCTCAGCGGCCGCGCTTCGTGGCGTGTGGGTAGAGCGAGCGGCGCCGGCCAGGCTACCGCTCAACGCCCAGCGAAGCGCGTCCGCCGACGGGCGCACTGGCGCTACCGAGCGGGTCGGCGGCGGCAGGCGCGTGGCCGTCATCGATTGTCCCTGCAACCGGGGCTCTCCGTCGCGCGCGTCGAGGCCCAGCCGCCAGGTCGCGCTTACCCGGCGCTCGGGGCGCGATCCGTCCGCCGCGCTGACGCGAGCGGAGAGCCTCAGATACGCCGGTTCGGTCAAGGCGACGGGCCCGCTGAGGCGCCCAGAGCGCCCTTCGTCTGCGTTCGAGCGCTGCGCCGGCGCGGTCGAGAGTCCCGCCCAGACGACGAGCGGGCCGTGCGCGATGCCGCCCCAGACGAAGAGCCGCGCTTCTTCGAGCTCACCGCGCCAATAGGGCACCAAGAGCAGGCGCAGCTCCCGGTCGGAGATCTGGGCGAGGCGCCACGGTTCTCTCTGCAGCGCGTGCAGGGCGGCTGGCGGTAGCATCCAAAGCACATCGGTGTTGTCGTGGGGGCTGCGCAACACGAGCGCGTCGTCGACCGCGCGCGGAGGGTGGGGGCGCGGGAGCCGGCCGTTGGCGGCCGGTGTGTGCCAATCGAGCGTGAGGCCGGCGGGTAGCGGCGGTTTGCCAGCCGCGCCCGATCCCACCCGCTGAGCCACCGCGCTCCGATAGCCCTCGGGCTGGGTGAAGCGCGCAGCGATCACGCCCGCGGGGAGGGCGGGTGCCGGCGTGTATTGGTCCTGCCGCTCCAGCACCCCGAGCGCAGCCCGATGGAGCTCTAGCAGGTTCGCGCGCGCCTTCACCTCGGCGGCAAGTGCGCTGGGGAACGCCACGCCGAGCCGGAGCAGCAAGGCAGGAAAGGCATTCGTGACCGCCTCGAACTGCGCGAGGGTCAAGGCACCTGAGCGATGCCCCACCACCGTGGCAAGCTCGGAGCAGCGCGTAGCCAGCGCGTCGCGCCAGGTGTCGCTCGCGCTCTCATAGGCGGTGGCGGGCCGGGCGGCGGTCAGCAGCGCGAGGAGCGCCAGCTGCCGCGTCCATCGCTGAGGCGCTGAGCGCTGGCGGCGGGACATCACTGCTAGGTTGCCTCCGCGCTGGTCAGCAGCGCGCACCCGACGTGCGTGACGTCGGCCAGGTTCGTCCTGCAGGGCGCGGTCGCCAGCGGCGCCTGGTCGTTCATGGCGTAAGCGGATCGAGGTTCGGAATGCTGTGACCCGGCACGAGGGGATCCTCGATGAACCCATGACCGGAGGCCAGGTGGCACGCGTTGCGTGCTGTAGCCGCCCTCGCGAACGCAGCGGCCGGCTGGGTGCGGTCGTGCGTCGCCAGCGTGTGTCGGAGGTCCCCAGGGTTCGTCTGGACGAAGGCCTGCGCCAGCGCCGGAAGAAGCGCCGGGTGCCGCTCCTTGGGCGGCGCGGCATGCGGCAGCGTGTCCTCGAATGGATCCTCCAACTCGCCGAGCTGGTAGGTTGGCGAGGTCTTGGCGCCCCGCGGCGGTGGCGTGCCCCAGCAATTCGAAGCGGCGCCCTACCTTGGCCATCGCCGTGCCGTAGCCGAGGACGCGTGGGGAAGCTGCCGTCCCGGCGCGCTGCTCGGGAGCAGGTCGCGAGCGCGCGAGCATCAAGACCAAGGCGAGGGCCGAGCCACGGCCGAGGAAGCTGCCGAGGAAGCTGCCGAGGAAGCTGCCGAGGAAGCGGCCGCGTGTCATCGCGCCTCCGCCTGCGTGGCCTGGCTGGGAGGCGCCAGCGCTCGCTCCTTCGCCAGCAAAGCGTCGAGCGACCAAGGTCCGGCGCCGACGATGCCGAGGAAGGCCGCACTGCCTAGCATTGCGAGGTCGGTGCGGGACTCGTGAAGGAACGCCCAGAATCCGGCCTTCGGCGCGAAGGTGTGCGCGAAGATCCAGTAGCCGTGTCCGAGCAGGATCGGCAGCTTGGTCGAGGCCAGCGCGACGAGCATGTCGATGATCAGCGGGATCGCGGCGAGGCGGGTCGCCAGGCCGAGGATGATCAGCGTGCCGCAGACGATCTCCACCACGCCGACGAAGGGGCCCATGAACTCAGGCGCCGGGATCCCGATGCGCGCGAAGCGCCCTGCGCCTTGCGCCGCGGCGTGCAAGAACTTCTGGAGGCCCTCCGAGGCGAAAATCAGCCCGACCACCAAGCGGATGAGGATGGCTGCTGGTGTTGGATTGGATCGCAGCAAGCCCGAGTTATACACGCCTCCCGCCTGCCGGACCACGCCCCTAGCGTGGTCCTTGGGTCCGGGAATTCGCCGGCCTCGGAGCTCGCCTCTGGGTGTCGGAAACAGGGGCCTGGAGCGCGACCTGGAGCGCGACCTGGACCGAGTGCGGGGCCCTAGCTCTTGACCATCGCATGGGCATGGAGCTCGTTTCCTTGGCCGAGGAGGGCTCGGAGGGCGCGCTTGCGCTTGACGCGCACCACGATGATCGTGCCCAGCCCGAGCAGCGAGATGAGGCCGGCGACGATGATCGGCGCGACCAGCGAGCTCATCAACCCGGAGCCGGCGGAAATGACGATGCGCTGGCCCTTGTCTCCATCGTAGGCGCAGTCCATGCGGTAGGCACCCTTCGTGGCGACCTCGAACTGGAAGATCGATGCGCCGGCGTACCCGCCCAGACTGTAGGAGGAGGCCGCCGTCGGGGACTTCAGTTTGACAGCGCTGCCATCGTCCCGCGTTAGCCCACAGCTCAGCCCCGACAATGAGGCGCCCGTGGCGTAAAGCGCGCCACCGATGGCGCTGCGAGACTCGTAGAACGCGGTGTACTTGCCGGGCGCGAAGTCGAACTGATGTTGCCCGGGGAAGACCGCTCGTTGGAGGCCGGAGACCTTCTCCTGCATCCCTCGCGAGAGGGTGACGGCGGGCGTGAAACAAGCTCCCAACCAAAGGATCACGCCAGCGACGTACCACCAGCGACTCGGACCAACGTTGGTGCTCATGGTGTCTTTTCTCTCCTCGTCTGTGCGGATGGTCTATGCGGACCGGCTTCGGATTCGATCCGGGCGTCGAGCGTGCGCGGGTCGGTCCGGATACGGCCCTGGGGGGCGATTGCCCGATTGCGCGGTCCTTATCGGGCCGAGCGCCGCGCAGGTTGCGCGGCGTTTCACCCGACGACGCGGTCGCCCCGGCCACCAGGCACGCTGGTGGGGCTCGGCACGCGGAGCGTCCTGCCGCGATGCGGGTGTCTGCCGCGAGGCGGGTGCCAGGAAGAAGCGACGCAAGCGCTCGGGCGCGCGCGCAACACAGACGGCGAGACCTTGGTCGTGTAAGGTCGGCGCTGCCGTGGCGAGGGCCGCAGTCGGTTGCCCTTTGCGCTCCGTTCCAACAGAAGAGCTGGCGCGCGGGTGGCGCGCGTCCGCTCACCGCCAGGTGTCAGGGAGGCCCGATGAGACGCTATGCCGCGCGAACGACGATCCGTGCCACGCCAGAGCGGGTGTGGAGCATCCTCACCGACCTCGAACGCTGGCCGACCTGGAATACGACGATTACCAGCGTCGAGGGCAAGCTCGCGCTGGGTGAGAAGGTCACGGTGCGGGTGAAGCTTGCGCCAGGGCAGGCCTTCCCGGTCAAGGTGACGGCGCTCGATCCTCCGCAGACGATGGTATGGCGCGGGGGGATGCCGCTCGGCTGCCTCTTCAAGGGCGAGCGCACCTATCGGATCGCGCCCAAGGCCGGCGACGAGGCCGGCGACGAGGCCGGCGACAGGGTCGAGTTCTCGATGGAGGAGGTCTTCGACGGCCTCTTGTCGGGGTTGATTACCAGGGCGATCCCAGACCTGCAGCCCACCTTCGACGAGTTCGCCGCCTGCCTGAAGGCGGAGGCCGAGAGCAAGTGACGCGCCGATCGTGAGGGTGCCGCGCCGCCAGCCTGCGCCAGGCGTTGGCGGCTCGAGCCGCGGAGGCGATCCTCAAGGGTGACGATGATGCCCGAACGCTTGCTCCTGCCGACGGGCGCGACGGGCTTCGTCGGTGGCGCGGTGCGACCCGCGCTGGCCCGCGAGGGGTGGCGCCCTGCCTGTCTCACGCGGGGGTTTGCGCGCGCGCCCAAGCACGCGAGCCGACGCTCGACTGAACGCTCGACTGAACGCTCGACTGAACGCTCGACTGAACGCTCGACTGAACGCTCGACTGAACGCTCGACTGAACGCTCGACTGGGTGCAGGGCGACGTGGGCGATCCCGTCTCGCGCGCTCGCGCGCTCGACGGTTGCCAGGCCGCGCGCTATCGGGTCCACGGAATCGGCGAGGGCCGCAACGACCACCGGCATGATTGAGGGCGGCCGCGACCTTCTCCCAGGCGCCCGGAGCAGCCGGCCTCGAGCGCAGCGTTTGCCTGGACGGGGTCGCCCTCGCTGGTGGCGGTCGCGCTCTGTTGCGGGCTCGCTTGGGGCGCTCTGCGCGCCAAGCGAGCCTCGTACCCGCCCTGGTGGCTCATCTGCTGTGGAACGCGATCGTGCTGCTCGGGCTACCGCTGGGGCCGCGATAGCACGCGAGGGCGCGGGTGCGGATCAGGGCTCGCGGGCCGCCCGTCGCACGTGGCCTGGAGCGCCCGTCGAAGCGTCCCGCGGTTTGGTCGATTTCGAGCTTGAAAACGACCAAGACGACCAATAGGCTGTGCGCTGGAGGAGGATTCCATGAAGGCCCTCATCACTGGCGGCACCGGGCTGGTTGGAAGCGCGCTGCTGGGCACCCTGACGGACGCTGTGGTCCTGAGCCGCGATCCAGCCAAGGCCAGCCAGAGGCTCACCAGCGGACGAGTCCTTCGTTGGGATCCCGCGGCTGAGCCCGCCCCGCTTGAGGCGCTGCAAGGCATCGAGGCGGTGTTCAACCTGGCGGGCGAGCCCGTCGCCAACGATCGCTGGACGGCGGAAAAGAAACGCCGCATCCGGGAGAGCCGAATCGTCGGAACCCGCAACCTGGTGGCGGGCCTGAGGCATCTCGACCGCAAGCCCGAGGTGCTCGTCTCGGCGTCGGCGGTTGGTTACTACGGCGACCGCGGCGACGAGAGGCTCGACGAGTCCGCGCCGGCGGGCGAGGGGTTCCTCGCTGAGGTCTGCGCCGAGTGGGAGCGCGAGGCGCGGGCAGCTGAGGCGCTCGGCGTTCGCGTGGTTTGCGTGCGTATCGGCATCGTCCTCGCCGCGGGCGGCGGCGCGCTCGCCCGCATGCTCGGGCCCTTCAAGCTGGGTCTGGGCGGCCGACTCGGCAGCGGCAAGCAGTGGATGCCTTGGATCCATATCGACGACCTCATCGGCGTGCTGCTGCACGCGAGCCGAAGGCAGGATCTGCGTGGGGTCCTCAACGCGGTGTCGCCACAGCCGGTGACCAACGCTGATTTTACGAGGGCGCTCGGGCGCGCCCTCCACCGGCCCGCCTTCCTGTCGGTGCCGAAGGCGGCGCTGCGCATCGCGTTGGGGGAGCTGAGCGAGATCCTGATGGCGTCCCAGCGCGCGCTGCCACACGTCGCTGAACGCAGCGGCTATCTGTTCCAACACCCGGCGCTCGAGGGCGCGCTCGCTGCCGTCGTGGCGGCTCGCCGGGGAAAGGCGGCATGAAGCATGGGACGCGCTTGCACAACGGCACAGGCCGGGGCTCTCGGCCTGATGGTTTGCGCGTGGGCGCTGCTCGCTGCTCGGCCCGCCGCGGCCGACGGCATCGAAGCGGACTTCGAGGCGGGCGTGGTGTCGGCGAGCAGGAACGACGTGCGCATCCCCGGGGCCGGAGGCACCCAGTTGTCGCTGGTGGGCGACTTGTCCGCGCCGCCAACCCCCGTCTTCCGGTTGCGCGTTGGCTATCGCTTCGGCGATCGACACCTGGTCTCCGCGCTTTACGCCCCGCTGCGAATCGACGCCACCGGCGTGCTGAGCCGCGACGCGACCGTTGCCGGACAAACCTACGCCGCGGGTAGCTCCCTCTTGGGCGTCTATCGCTTCGATTCCTACCGGCTCACCTATCGCTATAGCTTCGTCCGCAACGAGACGGTGGAGGTGGCAGGCGGACTGACGGCCAAGCTTCGCGATGCCGAGATCAGCATCTATGGAGCCGAGACGGCGAGTAAGAAGAACACGGGCTTCGTTCCGCTGCTGAACTTCCACGTCGGCTGGCGCCCCGGAGGAGGCTCGCTGGGACTGGTCCTCGACGCCGACGCGCTCGCTGCGCCGCAGGGACGAGCCGAGGACATCTTGCTCGCGGCAACCTGGGCGGCGAGCGATCGGATGGTGCTCCGCATCGGCTATCGGATGGTCGAGGGCGGCGCCGACAACGACGAGGTCTACAACTTCGCCTGGCTCCACTACGCAGTTGCTGGCGTCGACTTGCGCTTCTGAAGGGAGACGTCCATGCAGACAGCGATCGCTGCGTTCGACATCGAGGTCTTCTACGACGGTGCGTGCCCGGTCTGCCTGCGGGAGATGCGGATGCTGCAGGGTCGCGACCGTGAACAGCGCATCCGCTTCGTCGACATCGCCTCGGAGGGCTTCGATTCGGCCTCGGTGGGCCTGACCTTGGCGACGCTGATGGACCGGATCCATGGCCGCTTGCCCGATGGCACGATGGTCGAGGGCGTCGAGGTGTTCCGGCGGCTCTATGCTGCGGTCGGCTTCGGGCGGCTGGTGGCGTTGACGCGGCTGCCCGGCATCAGGCAGCTCCTCGACCTCGCCTATCAGGCGTTCGCCAGGAATCGGCTTCGGCTCACCGGCCGTTGCGCCGACCGCGCCTGCGAGCTGAAAAAAAAGCCGGTGGCTCGCCAAGCGGCTCAAGCTCATTCCGCAGCTCTCTCTGCCGCTGACCATCATCGGACTCATCGATTTGGTCATCGACACGCTCCGGCAGGCGCGGAATATGCTGCCTCACCTGCAACAGCAGCTGCAGCAGATGCTCGGCACCATCGATCGCGCCACAAACCTTGAGGACGCCGGGCTGATGGCCATCGCCCAGTGCGCCCAGGCGAATGTCGCCCAGGAGGCCGCCAACGTCGGCAAGGCCCTGGCGAGCCTCGGCAAGCTCATCGGCCTCAGCAACATCTTCCTCGGCATCCTCGGGCTGCCCGAGATCCCGGACCTGTCCGACCTTGCCGGCCGTCACCTGGACGACGTCATCCCGCCCCTCGACGCCAACGTCGAGCAGCTCGAGAACGCCCGCGCGGTGGTGCCCGTGCCATGACCAGGAGCGAGCCATGTCCCACGAGCTGACCAAACTCCTCGTCCCGTTTCGCCGTGCGAGCTCGAGCGCCTGCTCGAGCTCGTGACCGGGGTTGCGCTGGAGCGCGACGCGGACCGGGTGGCCTTCGCGGCCGGCCAGGCCCAGGTTGCAAAAAGGGCTGTTCGTTACTGTTGCGGTAACGTTACTCCGATCTGGCACCTGGTTGCCAAGTCCGCTATACGTTACTAAAGGAGGAACGAACGGCGAAAGCCGCAACCAGGCACATGGAACGGACTCTCTCCCAGAACGAGGCCAAGGTGGTGCTCGACCTCGAGTGGCGGAACCAGAAGACCGTCACGCTCGCCGAGCTGCGCGCAGCGCTCGGCGCGTCGGAGAGCTACGCCCGCAAGCTCGCTCACGGGCTGGTGAAGAAGGGCTGGTTCGAGCGCCTGCGCCCGGGCCTGTTCCAGCTCGTTCCCGCCGACCGCGGCCGCGAGGGTGTGGCCGACACCAACCCGCTCGCCGCCGGCGCCGTGCTCATCTCGCCATACTTCTACTCGTTCGGCACCGCCTGCACGCACCACGGGCTCACCGAGCAGGTCTTCTCGGAGGTGTACCTCGCCTGCCAGGAGGAACGCCGGTCCGAGACCATCCGCGACAAGCGCTACGTCTTCGTGCACGTCGCCGAGCAGCGCTTCGTCGGCTTTCAGGAGATCTCCGTTCTCGGTCACGCCGTCCAGATGGCAACGACCGAGCGCGCGCTGCTCGACGCGATCGATCGGCCCCGCTACGCCGGCGGCATCGGTGAGGTCTCCAGGATTGCCCAGCGGGCAGCCGGCAAGGTCTCGTGGCATGCGCTCCTCGAGCTCGCGCGCAAGTGGGGCTCGTCAGCACTGATGCAGCGCTTCGGCTATTTCCTGGACCTTCACCAGGTCGACGTGCCCGACGGCGTGCGAGACGCGCTCCTGGATCTCGTTCGGCCACAGAGCAAGATCCAGCTCGGGCCGCGTCGCAAGTGGGGCACGAGCGGCAAGCTTATGCGACCGTGGAACGTGGTGGAGAACGTTCCACGCGACGTGCTCATCTCGAAGGAGGAGAAGCCGCGGCGCAGGGTGGTCTTCGGAAAGAAGGAACAGAGCAAGTGATCGAGGACAAGTTCGTCGACCTCCACGCGCGCAATAGCGGCCTGCGCGACAAGCTCGTCGCTGAGCGCGACGTGGTGCTGACCTACGCGCTGCGCGTGCTCCTCGACACCGGCGTGATGGACCACCTGGCCTTCAAGGGTGGCACGTGCCTGCGCAAACTGATCTTCGGCTCGGCCGGTCGCTTTTCTGAAGACCTCGACTTCACCTTGGACAGCGACAGGCCCGACGACGACGTGCTCACGGAGCTGGTCGAGGTCTTCAACGCCGAGCATCACGGCATCACGTTCACTTTCGACGAGTACTACAAGACCGATGACGACACCTCCTTCGGCGGAGAGGTCCGGTACAGCCACAGCTGGAACGACGCCGGTCGATTCCGGTTGCAGGTGAGCCTGCGCGAGCGACCGACGTTGCCGATCGTGGCAGGTGCCATGAAGCAACAGGCCTACTTCGGCCACCTCGAATTCGATCGCTTTGACGTCCGTTCGCTCGCGGCGATCGAGATGATCGCGGAGAAGGTGCGCGCGGCGTTTCAACGGGTCAAGGTCCGGGACCTCTACGACCTCCATCGTTTTGCCACGACGCCCTTCGACGGCGAGCTCCTACGACGGCTCGCGGTGCTCAAGCTTTGGCAGTCCCGCGACCCGTTCGATCCCGACGCGCTGTTCGAGAAGCTCCGCGGCGGCGACTACGACTGGGCAGACATCCAACGACTGGTCCGGGCATCCGACCGCATCGAGCCCGCCGAGATCATCGCTACCGTGGAGACGCGCTTCGCCGTCCTCCGCCAACTGACCGAGCTCGAGCAGCAGGTCATCGCCGACGCCAAGAGCGGGTGGAACGAGCCCCTCGCCGACCGACTGCGCGCCGAGATCCGAGAGCTGGCTGCCGGTTGAGCACACGGCCAACCGTGGCTCCCGACGCGCCTGGCTCCCCAATTAATGCCTTCAAGCGAACCAGCCGGCGCGCTTTCCCAGAGAGCGGAGAGTGAGCAAGTGCCCGCAGCGACTCGGTTTCTCTGATTGGGTCCCGGCCGGGCGAGGGTGGTTCGAGTCTCAAGACGACGCGAGGTCGTGAGACCCTATCGGGATAGGGTCACGGATCTCGCCCACGTCGTTGGACCCTATTTGCCGGGTTCGGCCCCGGCCCCGGCCCGTCCTGGCGGCGGGTACTCCACCTGCCGATCCCAAGAAAGGCCTCCGGGGAGCGCGCGCCGGCCGCCGAGGCATGGACGGGCGCCAACCACGCAGCCAAAAGCGGCCGCGTGTCGCCCAGGGCGCGCCCCCGGGCCGCGTTTTCGCGCTGCCCGGCCCTCCCTGGCCACACGTCCGCCGCCGCGCCACGTGGGGCCCGTGTGCGAACGACGAACGACGGCACGGATGCCGCTACGCGGCGTGGCGCTGGGGTGGTTCATCCTCAGCGAGCTTATAGCTGTTGAGCAGGCCGTGGGCGTGGCTGCTCCGGACGAGGCGGCGCCGGCGGACGGCCTCAAGGTCGATGACATCGGCCAGCTTCTCGCCGCGCCCGAAGGCCGCGGGCGTCTGGCCGTCGAGGGCTTGGTTCGCCCGCTCGGCCAGGTAGTAGCGCCGGTACTCGTCGAGGTACCACTGAAGCTCCTCGGCGCTTCGGGTGCGAACGTGGTTGAGCAGCTCGAAGCGGACCGACTTGATGGCTCTTTCCGCGGAGCCGTTCACGTAGGGAAGCGCAACCGGGGTTCGCCGCTGGTCTATCTCCATCACGCGGAGCTGCCGCTCGAACTGCCCATAGAACTGGGTGCCGTGGTCGTGCATGACGGCGACCGGCTGGCGGTGCTCCCTGCTCATGCAGGCAGAGAGCGCGCGCACGGTCCAGACGGAGTCGACGTCCCAGCCGTCGGAGACACGGAGGTCGAGCAGCTCGCGCGTGTGGATGTCGATGATGAGCAGCACGTTGCACCAAGCGCCGCGTGCTGTGCGCACGACGAAGAAGTCCATCGCCCAGATTGCGTCGCGGCCGGCCGACTTGAAGCGCTCCCAGTTGCCGGGATGCCCGCCCCGCGGGTGGAAGCCGTGCTCCTTCAGGACCTTCTGGATGGTCGGCTCGCTCACGCTGATGCGCATCCGGCGGAGCTCCTCGCGGATGCGCCGGGCGCCCCAGAGCGGGTTCTCCTGCTTGAGCGTGATGATGATGGCGACAATCTTCTCGTCGAGCGGCGGCCGGCCCAGCGTCGCTGTCTTCCGCCACGGCCATGGTCCCCGCCGGAAGAGCGCGGTCCACCGGGCCAGCGTCTTGTCCGAGGCTGCGAGGTAGTAGTCCTGGAACTCGTGGTTGCCGCGGGTCAAGAGGTGCGCGAACACCTGCGCCGCCCGGACGCGCAGAGGCATCCTCGGGCGCTTGCCGCGCGGCGTCGAGCTCGAGGAGCAGCGCGCCGTTCTGGGCCTTGAGCGCCAGGTTCTCGCGGTAGAGGCGCATGATTTCCGGCGGGTTGCTTCCGCGCGGGAGCCGGCTCAC
This genomic window contains:
- a CDS encoding TIGR01777 family protein, which translates into the protein MKALITGGTGLVGSALLGTLTDAVVLSRDPAKASQRLTSGRVLRWDPAAEPAPLEALQGIEAVFNLAGEPVANDRWTAEKKRRIRESRIVGTRNLVAGLRHLDRKPEVLVSASAVGYYGDRGDERLDESAPAGEGFLAEVCAEWEREARAAEALGVRVVCVRIGIVLAAGGGALARMLGPFKLGLGGRLGSGKQWMPWIHIDDLIGVLLHASRRQDLRGVLNAVSPQPVTNADFTRALGRALHRPAFLSVPKAALRIALGELSEILMASQRALPHVAERSGYLFQHPALEGALAAVVAARRGKAA
- a CDS encoding RNA polymerase sigma factor, which codes for MAPERLEANATAALVSRAQSGDREAFARLARAYLRAAYAVALAVVGRPADAEDIAQDALLSAFTKLDTCREPAKFRAWLLGVVRHRALNWLDSRRLRDVPRHEVVAIPGAVDPPATDPGMRERVAAALTLLTPTRREVVLLHDLDDWTHAEIGAALGMSEVMSRQHLFQARRQLRAELRADALLEERS
- a CDS encoding SRPBCC domain-containing protein, translated to MRRYAARTTIRATPERVWSILTDLERWPTWNTTITSVEGKLALGEKVTVRVKLAPGQAFPVKVTALDPPQTMVWRGGMPLGCLFKGERTYRIAPKAGDEAGDEAGDRVEFSMEEVFDGLLSGLITRAIPDLQPTFDEFAACLKAEAESK
- a CDS encoding nucleotidyl transferase AbiEii/AbiGii toxin family protein, producing the protein MERGGERSTRRAHLEGGEAAAQGGLRKEGTEQVIEDKFVDLHARNSGLRDKLVAERDVVLTYALRVLLDTGVMDHLAFKGGTCLRKLIFGSAGRFSEDLDFTLDSDRPDDDVLTELVEVFNAEHHGITFTFDEYYKTDDDTSFGGEVRYSHSWNDAGRFRLQVSLRERPTLPIVAGAMKQQAYFGHLEFDRFDVRSLAAIEMIAEKVRAAFQRVKVRDLYDLHRFATTPFDGELLRRLAVLKLWQSRDPFDPDALFEKLRGGDYDWADIQRLVRASDRIEPAEIIATVETRFAVLRQLTELEQQVIADAKSGWNEPLADRLRAEIRELAAG
- a CDS encoding periplasmic heavy metal sensor; translation: MRGIRARTAVLLLAVFAAGGLSGAAVDRWLGHCPRPPAGPAPFGPAGPRGLNLSPEQGEKARAIGDRHRPELEAIRQEVMPRVLDIHDRMQRELRAILTPSQRNVLDRAVKRRGHQPPPDILGHGRPGGPPPPEAVQACAGSKTSARCRIDHRGGALTGICRAGPGGSGPLACVPLEGSRPLNVPPRSPATGR
- a CDS encoding DoxX family protein; this encodes MYNSGLLRSNPTPAAILIRLVVGLIFASEGLQKFLHAAAQGAGRFARIGIPAPEFMGPFVGVVEIVCGTLIILGLATRLAAIPLIIDMLVALASTKLPILLGHGYWIFAHTFAPKAGFWAFLHESRTDLAMLGSAAFLGIVGAGPWSLDALLAKERALAPPSQATQAEAR
- a CDS encoding type IV toxin-antitoxin system AbiEi family antitoxin domain-containing protein, yielding MERTLSQNEAKVVLDLEWRNQKTVTLAELRAALGASESYARKLAHGLVKKGWFERLRPGLFQLVPADRGREGVADTNPLAAGAVLISPYFYSFGTACTHHGLTEQVFSEVYLACQEERRSETIRDKRYVFVHVAEQRFVGFQEISVLGHAVQMATTERALLDAIDRPRYAGGIGEVSRIAQRAAGKVSWHALLELARKWGSSALMQRFGYFLDLHQVDVPDGVRDALLDLVRPQSKIQLGPRRKWGTSGKLMRPWNVVENVPRDVLISKEEKPRRRVVFGKKEQSK